One Megalopta genalis isolate 19385.01 chromosome 5, iyMegGena1_principal, whole genome shotgun sequence DNA window includes the following coding sequences:
- the Ack-like gene encoding activated Cdc42 kinase-like isoform X3, producing the protein MSRNTGPGLYEFLMEAELQQYYPGIRGDLKVQTTAQLKYVTEEDLNAIGMSKPEMRRLKKYFQKHFPQNYLSKFKKMLLQKREEQTSGGLTMLPEERQDRPPIRVPNKHMIPADAIIVNKELGTGEFGVVQQGVWTNDGERIQVAIKCLSRERMQNNPIEFLKEAAIMHAIDHEHIVRLYGVVLDTNSLMLVTELAPLRSLLECLKEPSLRPSFPVLSLCDFAVQIADGMQYLEAKRLIHRDLAARNILVFSKNKVKISDFGLSRALGVGKDYYQTNFNVNLKLPIAWCAPESISFLKFTSASDVWAYGVTLWEMFSYGFQPWAALTGHQILEAIDEPNFQRLEQPECCPKEYFSLMQQCWQHEPTKRPKFSELINLLPDLKPEQVQAVQDSTETGQLIYRQGDVITVLDKGSSNTLWKGVLNNGKTGFFNPAHTIAYLGSNLPSNKPGEFTRGDGKNAFSSQRRKIRTDMISSPQGDLKHTGHVGLDGAYFGDIGFLGGKNPHLPRQVVSPYKPQEDITDNSSQIVNQDARNVEVNRELLRDNRNMQQDIQNKHESLWSDTSSEMCHLGTIANSSKQSISINMTNSTDVLGADHEYHEISDEENQDSPLRFDKTLNFDFGPSLLAEMDQMFRSLGSSPPPPPPVHPLSTEHESSNARNELREIQAKQCNKKKQATVSPINVKPISAADQKTLYSAIAMAQELTARSMTDLEHPPESPRTPASPSRRRKFSFKLPHQHSPKPDRRHFSEEAASIPDIQWLCSSLQSLSSTVSSIESLGAPSTLKLPLWDKASAEFCFAKSRELLTKPSAWTSYMDIELDAHIIDNAALKQDLVKSTEFLENGNKRSNFNCENITDTEGKLNVFPQNGKLSSTVDKSNFDFPRDSKRVSTSYVERYFEQPKYFEDDGTLSCTTEKVSYFGEEKLEKYDKINNLEQPGRSACYSNIQEQSSMVANKPTLQLQNKFSNCDQPVKDNVTNFDTKYDETSSFDLVKDTSSNFVDFPRSKPIKFESTKVGNFDIGTRPKISSSFNDSSKMNIPEFPKKIEIPKARGGKVSYVPRSTNQDNKTVIYGSTDSIKTNIKAGGGSDSPRGNMEAVRINIQSFRKIEQNQNGHDGYPFVISNNPLFIAESEKKESPLYSSSESLRVNFQRLRRKSDAEANSQVELSSKLLAEKYQREVSGLESVKSYLDSKKGQGLNLGLGKLTQNMIQLGKNIAQNTRNIETTPSKSLVTNIRNLDLLGQTQTPLRSLNIPIQKPKHLDLNIPLQCQTQINAKLNVTQKVNPPSSPTIHQQILEPPKLYQNDNSRKEVPKTDVLLDKLSTPVNIYRQRTSSLSENRKPPLKNIRRSFHPTNDSSEDSDSISHSETDIRSRLRYKRRHKKLPHNLRLNFKNKGHFLHPETARGFSSIELCGKSPPPSTSFLNSLSPPFSSGNNLLSWPESAPSSSLTFTSNSDLDSDTSSEYPEFTNDILTFPPSPAP; encoded by the exons ATGTCCCGCAACACTGGACCTGGTTTGTACGAGTTCCTTATGGAAGCAGAGCTGCAACAGTATTATCCTGGAATTCGAG GGGACTTGAAAGTACAAACAACCGCTCAATTAAAATATGTAACAGAAGAAGACTTAAACGCCATTGGAATGAGTAAACCAGAGATGCGTCGTTTAAAGAAATACTTTCAAAAACATTTCCCTCAAAATTACCTCTCCAAATTTAAAAAGATGCTCTTGCAGAAACGCGAGGAACAAACTTCAGGTGGTTTGACTATGTTACCAGAAGAAAGGCAAGACAGGCCCCCAATTCGTGTTCCTAATAAGCATATGATACCAGCTGATGCtattattgtaaataaagaaCTAGGAACAGGAGAGTTTGGAGTTGTGCAGCAAGGTGTTTGGACAAATGATGGAGAAAGGATACAAGTAGCAATTAAATGTTTATCACGAGAAAGAATGCAAAATAATCCTATAGAATTTTTAAAAGAAGCAGCCATAATGCACGCAATTGATCATGAACATATTGTGAGACTATATGGTGTAGttttggatacaaattcattGATGCTTGTGACAGAATTGGCACCTTTAAGATCGTTATTGGAATGTTTGAAGGAACCAAGTTTACGTCCTAGTTTTCCAGTCCTTTCTCTTTGTGACTTTGCAGTACAGATTGCAGATGGCATGCAATATTTAGAAGCAAAAAGATTAATACATCGTGATCTCGCTGCTAGAAATATTTTGGTCTTTTCCAAGAATAAGGTTAAAATATCTGATTTTGGATTGTCCAGAGCTTTGGGAGTTGGGAAGGACTATTACCAAACGAATTTCAATGTAAACTTAAAATTACCAATAGCTTGGTGTGCTCCAGAAAGTATATCTTTCTTAAAATTTACATCAGCAAGTGATGTATGGGCTTATGGAGTTACTTTGTGGGAAATGTTTAGTTATGGTTTTCAACCATGGGCAGCATTAACAGGTCATCAAATCCTAGAAGCAATAGATGAGCCAAACTTTCAAAGATTAGAGCAACCAGAGTGTTGTccaaaagaatatttttcactGATGCAGCAATGTTGGCAACATGAACCAACAAAGCGCCCTAAATTTTCAGAATTAATTAATCTTTTGCCTGACTTGAAACCAGAACAAGTTCAAGCAGTTCAAGACAGTACAGAAACAGGTCAGCTCATTTATAGACAAGGAGATGTTATCACTGTATTAGATAAAGGAAGCAGCAACACATTATGGAAAGGTGTTTTAAATAATGGAAAAACTGGTTTCTTCAATCCTGCTCATACAATAGCTTACCTCGGATCTAATTTACCGAGTAATAAACCAGGAGAGTTTACGCGTGGCGATGGTAAAAACGCATTTTCTTCCCAACGACGAAAGATTCGAACAGACATGATATCTTCCCCGCAAGGCGATTTGAAGCACACTGGTCATGTTGGACTGGACGGAGCTTACTTTGGCGACATAGGCTTCCTTGGTGGTAAAAATCCACATTTACCTCGGCAGGTAGTATCTCCGTATAAACCCCAAGAGGACATCACAGATAATTCTAGTCAAATTGTTAACCAAGATGCAAGAAATGTAGAGGTAAACAGAGAACTGTTAAGGGATAACAGAAATATGCAGCAAGatattcaaaataaacatg AAAGTTTATGGTCGGATACAAGCTCCGAGATGTGCCATTTGGGGACAATAGCTAATTCCAGTAAGCAGtctatttcaataaatatgactAATAGCACAGACGTTTTGGGAGCAGACCACGAATATCATGAGATCAGCGATGAGGAAAATCAAGACAGTCCCCTTCGGTTTGACAAAACATTAAATTTTGATTTTGGCCCTAGTTTGTTGGCTGAAATGGATCAAATGTTCAGATCATTAG GATCTTCACCTCCTCCACCACCTCCAGTTCATCCTTTGTCAACTGAACATGAATCGAGTAATGCGAGAAATGAACTGCGAGAAATTCAAGCCAAGCAATGCAACAAGAAGAAACAAGCCACCGTGAGTCCAATAAAT GTGAAGCCTATCTCAGCCGCCGATCAGAAAACTCTCTACTCAGCCATTGCTATGGCACAGGAATTGACAGCACGTTCCATGACAGATCTTGAACATCCACCGGAGTCTCCCCGAACACCCGCAAGTCCTTCAAGACGCAGAAAGTTCTCTTTTAAGTTGCCACATCAACACAGTCCCAAACCAGACAGACGACACTTTTCAGAAGAAGCAGCCAGTATACCTGACATACAG TGGTTGTGTTCAAGTTTGCAATCATTGTCATCCACTGTCTCCAGCATAGAGTCGCTTGGCGCACCATCCACCCTAAAACTACCTTTGTGGGATAAAGCGTCTGCTGAATTTTGTTTTGCTAAGTCCCGCGAACTTCTTACGAAGCCCAGCGCTTGGACATCGTACATGGACATAGAGCTTGACGCGCACATTATTGACAATGCTGCTCTAAAGCAGGATTTGGTGAAGTCGACAGAATTTCTGGAAAACGGTAACAAAAGGAGCAACTTCAATTGCGAAAATATTACGGATACAGAGGGAAAGTTAAACGTCTTCCCACAAAATGGAAAGCTATCCTCGACTGTAGATAAGTCCAATTTTGATTTCCCTCGAGATTCTAAAAGGGTGTCTACCAGTTACGTGGAACGATACTTTGAACAACCAAAGTATTTCGAGGATGATGGTACCCTTAGTTGTACTACCGAAAAAGTCTCATATTTTGGCGAGGAGAAGCTAGAGAAATATGACAAGATCAATAATTTAGAACAACCAGGCAGATCTGCTTGCTACTCGAACATCCAAGAACAAAGCTCTATGGTAGCGAACAAGCCTACTCTGCAGTTGCAGAATAAATTTAGTAACTGCGATCAGCCTGTCAAAGATAATGTGACAAATTTTGATACGAAGTACGATGAAACAAGTAGCTTTGATCTAGTGAAAGACACGTCTTCGAATTTTGTCGATTTTCCTCGCTCTAAGCCAATCAAGTTTGAGTCAACCAAGGTAGGTAATTTTGATATCGGAACGAGACCGAAGATTTCAAGTTCCTTTAACGACTCGTCGAAAATGAATATACCAGAATTCCCGAAGAAAATCGAGATACCGAAAGCAAGAGGTGGTAAAGTATCTTATGTCCCTCGAAGTACAAATCAAGACAACAAAACTGTTATCTACGGTTCGACAGACAGTATAAAGACTAACATAAAGGCTGGAGGAGGATCGGATAGTCCTAGGGGAAACATGGAGGCCGTGAGAATTAATATACAGAGTTTTCGTAAGATCGAGCAGAACCAGAATGGTCACGATGGCTATCCTTTTGTTATTTCTAACAATCCACTGTTTATTGCAGAATCTGAGAAAAAGGAATCTCCGCTTTATAGTAGTTCGGAGAGCTTAAGAGTGAATTTTCAAAGACTTAGAAGAAAAAGTGATGCAGAGGCAAACAGTCAGGTTGAACTGAGTAGCAAACTGCTGGCCGAGAAATATCAGCGTGAAGTATCTGGCTTGGAAAGTGTAAAAAGTTATCTGGATTCTAAAAAGGGTCAAGGACTGAATCTAGGGTTAGGTAAATTAACCCAAAATATGATTCAACTGGGTAAGAATATCGCCCAGAATACTAGGAATATAGAAACCACCCCTTCTAAGTCGTTGGTCACCAATATCAGAAACTTAGACCTTTTAGGACAAACTCAAACGCCACTTAGAAGCTTGAATATCCCTATTCAAAAGCCTAAACATTTGGATTTAAATATTCCTCTGCAGTGTCAGACACAGATCAACGCGAAGCTGAATGTAACGCAAAAGGTTAACCCTCCATCAAGTCCTACTATACACCAGCAAATTCTGGAGCCGCCTAAATTGTATCAGAATGACAACTCGAGGAAAGAAGTACCCAAGACTGACGTCTTGTTGGACAAACTGTCAACGCCAGTTAATATATACAGGCAGAGAACGTCATCCCTCTCTGAGAATAGGAAGCCACCTCTTAAAAATATACGAAGGTCATTTCATCCAACCAATGACTCCAGTGAAGACTCAGACTCTATATCTCATTCAGAAACCGATATACGAAGTCGTTTGCGTTACAAGCGACGTCACAAGAAGCTTCCACATAATCTGCGTTTGAATTTCAAGAACAAAGGTCACTTTCTGCATCCAGAAACGGCTCGAGGATTTTCGTCAATCGAACTTTGTGGAAAATCGCCTCCACCGTCGACCAGTTTCTTGAATTCACTCTCACCGCCTTTCTCCTCTGGAAACAATTTGCTTTCTTGGCCAGAAAGTGCTCCAAGTTCTAGTTTAACATTCACCAGTAACTCTGATCTGGATTCCGATACTAGTTCAGAGTATCCAGAGTTTACAAACGACATACTGACTTTCCCACCGTCTCCAGCTCCATAA
- the Ack-like gene encoding activated Cdc42 kinase-like isoform X4, translated as MDIQGGMSRNTGPGLYEFLMEAELQQYYPGIRGDLKVQTTAQLKYVTEEDLNAIGMSKPEMRRLKKYFQKHFPQNYLSKFKKMLLQKREEQTSGGLTMLPEERQDRPPIRVPNKHMIPADAIIVNKELGTGEFGVVQQGVWTNDGERIQVAIKCLSRERMQNNPIEFLKEAAIMHAIDHEHIVRLYGVVLDTNSLMLVTELAPLRSLLECLKEPSLRPSFPVLSLCDFAVQIADGMQYLEAKRLIHRDLAARNILVFSKNKVKISDFGLSRALGVGKDYYQTNFNVNLKLPIAWCAPESISFLKFTSASDVWAYGVTLWEMFSYGFQPWAALTGHQILEAIDEPNFQRLEQPECCPKEYFSLMQQCWQHEPTKRPKFSELINLLPDLKPEQVQAVQDSTETGQLIYRQGDVITVLDKGSSNTLWKGVLNNGKTGFFNPAHTIAYLGSNLPSNKPGEFTRGDGKNAFSSQRRKIRTDMISSPQGDLKHTGHVGLDGAYFGDIGFLGGKNPHLPRQVVSPYKPQEDITDNSSQIVNQDARNVEVNRELLRDNRNMQQDIQNKHESLWSDTSSEMCHLGTIANSSKQSISINMTNSTDVLGADHEYHEISDEENQDSPLRFDKTLNFDFGPSLLAEMDQMFRSLGSSPPPPPPVHPLSTEHESSNARNELREIQAKQCNKKKQATWLCSSLQSLSSTVSSIESLGAPSTLKLPLWDKASAEFCFAKSRELLTKPSAWTSYMDIELDAHIIDNAALKQDLVKSTEFLENGNKRSNFNCENITDTEGKLNVFPQNGKLSSTVDKSNFDFPRDSKRVSTSYVERYFEQPKYFEDDGTLSCTTEKVSYFGEEKLEKYDKINNLEQPGRSACYSNIQEQSSMVANKPTLQLQNKFSNCDQPVKDNVTNFDTKYDETSSFDLVKDTSSNFVDFPRSKPIKFESTKVGNFDIGTRPKISSSFNDSSKMNIPEFPKKIEIPKARGGKVSYVPRSTNQDNKTVIYGSTDSIKTNIKAGGGSDSPRGNMEAVRINIQSFRKIEQNQNGHDGYPFVISNNPLFIAESEKKESPLYSSSESLRVNFQRLRRKSDAEANSQVELSSKLLAEKYQREVSGLESVKSYLDSKKGQGLNLGLGKLTQNMIQLGKNIAQNTRNIETTPSKSLVTNIRNLDLLGQTQTPLRSLNIPIQKPKHLDLNIPLQCQTQINAKLNVTQKVNPPSSPTIHQQILEPPKLYQNDNSRKEVPKTDVLLDKLSTPVNIYRQRTSSLSENRKPPLKNIRRSFHPTNDSSEDSDSISHSETDIRSRLRYKRRHKKLPHNLRLNFKNKGHFLHPETARGFSSIELCGKSPPPSTSFLNSLSPPFSSGNNLLSWPESAPSSSLTFTSNSDLDSDTSSEYPEFTNDILTFPPSPAP; from the exons ATGG ACATACAAGGAGGAATGTCCCGCAACACTGGACCTGGTTTGTACGAGTTCCTTATGGAAGCAGAGCTGCAACAGTATTATCCTGGAATTCGAG GGGACTTGAAAGTACAAACAACCGCTCAATTAAAATATGTAACAGAAGAAGACTTAAACGCCATTGGAATGAGTAAACCAGAGATGCGTCGTTTAAAGAAATACTTTCAAAAACATTTCCCTCAAAATTACCTCTCCAAATTTAAAAAGATGCTCTTGCAGAAACGCGAGGAACAAACTTCAGGTGGTTTGACTATGTTACCAGAAGAAAGGCAAGACAGGCCCCCAATTCGTGTTCCTAATAAGCATATGATACCAGCTGATGCtattattgtaaataaagaaCTAGGAACAGGAGAGTTTGGAGTTGTGCAGCAAGGTGTTTGGACAAATGATGGAGAAAGGATACAAGTAGCAATTAAATGTTTATCACGAGAAAGAATGCAAAATAATCCTATAGAATTTTTAAAAGAAGCAGCCATAATGCACGCAATTGATCATGAACATATTGTGAGACTATATGGTGTAGttttggatacaaattcattGATGCTTGTGACAGAATTGGCACCTTTAAGATCGTTATTGGAATGTTTGAAGGAACCAAGTTTACGTCCTAGTTTTCCAGTCCTTTCTCTTTGTGACTTTGCAGTACAGATTGCAGATGGCATGCAATATTTAGAAGCAAAAAGATTAATACATCGTGATCTCGCTGCTAGAAATATTTTGGTCTTTTCCAAGAATAAGGTTAAAATATCTGATTTTGGATTGTCCAGAGCTTTGGGAGTTGGGAAGGACTATTACCAAACGAATTTCAATGTAAACTTAAAATTACCAATAGCTTGGTGTGCTCCAGAAAGTATATCTTTCTTAAAATTTACATCAGCAAGTGATGTATGGGCTTATGGAGTTACTTTGTGGGAAATGTTTAGTTATGGTTTTCAACCATGGGCAGCATTAACAGGTCATCAAATCCTAGAAGCAATAGATGAGCCAAACTTTCAAAGATTAGAGCAACCAGAGTGTTGTccaaaagaatatttttcactGATGCAGCAATGTTGGCAACATGAACCAACAAAGCGCCCTAAATTTTCAGAATTAATTAATCTTTTGCCTGACTTGAAACCAGAACAAGTTCAAGCAGTTCAAGACAGTACAGAAACAGGTCAGCTCATTTATAGACAAGGAGATGTTATCACTGTATTAGATAAAGGAAGCAGCAACACATTATGGAAAGGTGTTTTAAATAATGGAAAAACTGGTTTCTTCAATCCTGCTCATACAATAGCTTACCTCGGATCTAATTTACCGAGTAATAAACCAGGAGAGTTTACGCGTGGCGATGGTAAAAACGCATTTTCTTCCCAACGACGAAAGATTCGAACAGACATGATATCTTCCCCGCAAGGCGATTTGAAGCACACTGGTCATGTTGGACTGGACGGAGCTTACTTTGGCGACATAGGCTTCCTTGGTGGTAAAAATCCACATTTACCTCGGCAGGTAGTATCTCCGTATAAACCCCAAGAGGACATCACAGATAATTCTAGTCAAATTGTTAACCAAGATGCAAGAAATGTAGAGGTAAACAGAGAACTGTTAAGGGATAACAGAAATATGCAGCAAGatattcaaaataaacatg AAAGTTTATGGTCGGATACAAGCTCCGAGATGTGCCATTTGGGGACAATAGCTAATTCCAGTAAGCAGtctatttcaataaatatgactAATAGCACAGACGTTTTGGGAGCAGACCACGAATATCATGAGATCAGCGATGAGGAAAATCAAGACAGTCCCCTTCGGTTTGACAAAACATTAAATTTTGATTTTGGCCCTAGTTTGTTGGCTGAAATGGATCAAATGTTCAGATCATTAG GATCTTCACCTCCTCCACCACCTCCAGTTCATCCTTTGTCAACTGAACATGAATCGAGTAATGCGAGAAATGAACTGCGAGAAATTCAAGCCAAGCAATGCAACAAGAAGAAACAAGCCACC TGGTTGTGTTCAAGTTTGCAATCATTGTCATCCACTGTCTCCAGCATAGAGTCGCTTGGCGCACCATCCACCCTAAAACTACCTTTGTGGGATAAAGCGTCTGCTGAATTTTGTTTTGCTAAGTCCCGCGAACTTCTTACGAAGCCCAGCGCTTGGACATCGTACATGGACATAGAGCTTGACGCGCACATTATTGACAATGCTGCTCTAAAGCAGGATTTGGTGAAGTCGACAGAATTTCTGGAAAACGGTAACAAAAGGAGCAACTTCAATTGCGAAAATATTACGGATACAGAGGGAAAGTTAAACGTCTTCCCACAAAATGGAAAGCTATCCTCGACTGTAGATAAGTCCAATTTTGATTTCCCTCGAGATTCTAAAAGGGTGTCTACCAGTTACGTGGAACGATACTTTGAACAACCAAAGTATTTCGAGGATGATGGTACCCTTAGTTGTACTACCGAAAAAGTCTCATATTTTGGCGAGGAGAAGCTAGAGAAATATGACAAGATCAATAATTTAGAACAACCAGGCAGATCTGCTTGCTACTCGAACATCCAAGAACAAAGCTCTATGGTAGCGAACAAGCCTACTCTGCAGTTGCAGAATAAATTTAGTAACTGCGATCAGCCTGTCAAAGATAATGTGACAAATTTTGATACGAAGTACGATGAAACAAGTAGCTTTGATCTAGTGAAAGACACGTCTTCGAATTTTGTCGATTTTCCTCGCTCTAAGCCAATCAAGTTTGAGTCAACCAAGGTAGGTAATTTTGATATCGGAACGAGACCGAAGATTTCAAGTTCCTTTAACGACTCGTCGAAAATGAATATACCAGAATTCCCGAAGAAAATCGAGATACCGAAAGCAAGAGGTGGTAAAGTATCTTATGTCCCTCGAAGTACAAATCAAGACAACAAAACTGTTATCTACGGTTCGACAGACAGTATAAAGACTAACATAAAGGCTGGAGGAGGATCGGATAGTCCTAGGGGAAACATGGAGGCCGTGAGAATTAATATACAGAGTTTTCGTAAGATCGAGCAGAACCAGAATGGTCACGATGGCTATCCTTTTGTTATTTCTAACAATCCACTGTTTATTGCAGAATCTGAGAAAAAGGAATCTCCGCTTTATAGTAGTTCGGAGAGCTTAAGAGTGAATTTTCAAAGACTTAGAAGAAAAAGTGATGCAGAGGCAAACAGTCAGGTTGAACTGAGTAGCAAACTGCTGGCCGAGAAATATCAGCGTGAAGTATCTGGCTTGGAAAGTGTAAAAAGTTATCTGGATTCTAAAAAGGGTCAAGGACTGAATCTAGGGTTAGGTAAATTAACCCAAAATATGATTCAACTGGGTAAGAATATCGCCCAGAATACTAGGAATATAGAAACCACCCCTTCTAAGTCGTTGGTCACCAATATCAGAAACTTAGACCTTTTAGGACAAACTCAAACGCCACTTAGAAGCTTGAATATCCCTATTCAAAAGCCTAAACATTTGGATTTAAATATTCCTCTGCAGTGTCAGACACAGATCAACGCGAAGCTGAATGTAACGCAAAAGGTTAACCCTCCATCAAGTCCTACTATACACCAGCAAATTCTGGAGCCGCCTAAATTGTATCAGAATGACAACTCGAGGAAAGAAGTACCCAAGACTGACGTCTTGTTGGACAAACTGTCAACGCCAGTTAATATATACAGGCAGAGAACGTCATCCCTCTCTGAGAATAGGAAGCCACCTCTTAAAAATATACGAAGGTCATTTCATCCAACCAATGACTCCAGTGAAGACTCAGACTCTATATCTCATTCAGAAACCGATATACGAAGTCGTTTGCGTTACAAGCGACGTCACAAGAAGCTTCCACATAATCTGCGTTTGAATTTCAAGAACAAAGGTCACTTTCTGCATCCAGAAACGGCTCGAGGATTTTCGTCAATCGAACTTTGTGGAAAATCGCCTCCACCGTCGACCAGTTTCTTGAATTCACTCTCACCGCCTTTCTCCTCTGGAAACAATTTGCTTTCTTGGCCAGAAAGTGCTCCAAGTTCTAGTTTAACATTCACCAGTAACTCTGATCTGGATTCCGATACTAGTTCAGAGTATCCAGAGTTTACAAACGACATACTGACTTTCCCACCGTCTCCAGCTCCATAA